The DNA region CCTGCCCTGCCCCGATTCGGGCGGCTACATGCCCCTGGGCGAGCGCCCGCAGCCGACCGGCCAGCCGGGCAAGCCGCTCGCGCACCAGCGGCTCGCCCCCAGTCGGGGGGCGCCAACCACCCGCTAGCCAACTCAGCCAATTGGCCGCTGATAGAACCGTGCCGCTGGCGTCGAGCGCGGGGAGCAACGCCCGCAGGTCGGCTGCTTCGGCCCGGAGAAGCCCCGAAGCAGCGGCGTCGGTCCAGCGGCGCCAGAGGTTGGCGTCGTCACCCGCGATGCTGCCGATCAGTCGGGCCCAGTCGACCGCAGGCGTGTCGACCGCCATGGCGCCGAAATCGACGATGCCAGACACCCGGTCGCCGGTGAACAGCACGTGGTCTTGCTTCAGATCGATCACGACGGGGTGGAGCGTCGAGACGCTCGGCTCGACACGGTCGAGCTCCGCACGTGCGACGCGGGCCGCCGCGGCGATTTGTGTGGCAAGGGACTCGAGCTCGGGGGCGAAGGGGGTTTCGGCCCGCGCCGACCGTAGGTCGGCTGCTGCCGGCGCCTCTGCGATGAGACGCGCGAGCCGCTGGTTGCGGACCAACAGGGTTGGGGAGGGTTCTCGCTTGGAGAAGCCGGCGCGCCACGCCCGGTGCAGCAGCGTCACTGCGTCGGCGGTTGCCAGCAGGTGGGCGTCGGGGGATGCCGCGCACAACGCCGGCGACCCCGGCATCCAGGTTTGCAGCTCCCAGACCCCTTCGGCTTCCTCGAAGCAGCTCGGCCCCGTGCGGGTGAGCGCCGGGCGCGGCACGAATCCCAGGCCCGCGGCCGCCATGCACTGGTGGGCCCACGCCGTCTGCTCCAGCCCGGGCCGCCCGCGGGGCGAGCACCGCAGCGCGAACTCGCCGTCACGATGGCGGACCCGCCACACCCGGGCGCCGCTCAGCCCCCCGGTCGCCAGCGGCTCGATCGTCGCCGTGTGCCCCGGCCCGAAAAACCGCTCCAACCGTTCGGGGGCGTTGCCGATTTCCATCATCGCGCACTACAACCAGAGAGTCTGGGGGGCTTTTTCGGGTTACGCTTCCGCGGACCCTCGGCCCGTCAGTCTATCCAGCCGCCGTCCCCCCGCCTAACGCTCCGCCTACGAGCCTCCCGCTATGCCGCTCCGAATCTTGCTGTTGTTCTCCCTTGTGATCCCCGCCTTCGCCGCCGCACGCGCAGCGGACGACCAAACGATCGCCGAGTCGCCCAAAGTAGACGACAAGAAGGAAGAAGGCGCCAAGCCGGGCGCGGCCAAGCCGAAGCCCAAGTTCCCTCCGTTTGACGAAGTGGTGAAAGACGCCGAGTGCGTCGAGGGGATGCTCACGCTCCACCGCACCGACGAGAAGCTGTTCGCCGAGCTCAAGCCGAGCGACCTCGACCGCGACTACATCGTGCTAATCACCATCGCCCGCGGCATCGGCCAGCGGCCCCTGTACGGGGGCTATAGCTGGGGCTTCGGCGACGACTGGCTGTGGCGGTTCAAGAAGGTCGGAGACAACATCCAGATCATCCGCCGCAACGTGCGTTTCCGTGCAGAGAAAGACAGCCCCGCCGCCGAAGCGGTCAGGCTGGCTTATACGGACAGCGTGATGTTCAGCCTGCCGATCGCCACCAAGAGCGACTCCGGCGCCTATATCGTCGACCTCTCGCCCGTGCTGATGAGCGACCTGCCGCAGATCTCTCAGGTGCTCAAGGGCTTCTTCTTCGCCCGCAACAAGAGCTCGTGGGCCGACGTGAAGGGCTTCGAGAAGAACGTCGAGATCCAGGTGGCCGCCACCTACGCCTCGGACGGCAACCAAGAGTTCGACTCGGTACCCGACTCGCGCGGCGTGACGATCAACGTCCACTACTCCATCAGCCGCCTCCCGGAGACCGACTTCAAGCCGCGGCTCGCCGACGACCGAGTGGGCTACTTCCTGACCGTGGTCAAGGACTTCTCCCAGAGCGAGCAGGAGGACCGTTTCGTCCGCTACATCAACCGCTGGGACCTGCAGAAGGCGGACAAGGACGCCGACGTTTCGCCCCCCAAGGAGCCGATCGTCTTCTGGCTAGAAAAGACCATCCCCTACGAATACCGCAAGCCCATCCGCGACGGCATCCTGGAGTGGAACAAGGCGTTCGAGAAGGCCGGTTTCTACGACGCCATCGACGTCCGCCAGCAGCCGGACAACGCGGACTGGGAACCGGGCGACGTGCGCTACAACACGTTCCGCTGGATCACCGCCGGCGCCGGCTTCGCCATGGGCCCCAGCCGCGTGAACCCCACCACGGGGCAGATCCTCGACGCCGACATCATCTTCGACGCCGACTTCTTGCAGTTCTGGAAGCAGGAGTACGAGACCTTCACCCCCGAGTCGGTCGCCGCGCTCACCGGCGGCCCGCTCACGCTCGAGGGCTACCGCGCCGAACAGGCCGAGCGCCCCTGGCCCTACCGCCACCAGCACTCGGCCGGCTGCGCGTGCAACCTGCTGGGGGGCACCTCGCACCAGCTCGCCATGGCCGCCGCGGTGACCGCCACCCGCACCCGTAGCGACGAGGAGCTCAAGAAGCTGATCCGCCAGGCGCTCAAAGAAGTCGCCATGCACGAGGTCGGACACACGCTCGGGCTGCGCCACAACTTTAAGGCGAGCACGCTCTACTCGGCCGCGGACCTGCACGACGTCTCGAAGACCAGCAAGACCGGCGTCACGTCGAGCGTGATGGACTACAACCCGGTCATCATCGCCCCGCCCGGGGTAGAACAGGGGGACTTCTATAGCACCACCATCGGCCCCTACGACTACTGGGCCATCGAGTACGGATACAAGCCACTCAAGGACGAGAAGGAGGGCCTCGCCAAGATCGCCTCACGCAGCGGCGAGCCCGAGCTGGCCTACAGCACCGACGAAGAAACCCGCGGCATCGACCCCGACCCGCACTCTAACCGCTTCGACATGTCGAGCGACCTAGTGGAGTACGCCCGCCAGCAGGCGGCCATCGTCGCCGAGGCGCTCCCCAAGGTGGCCGACCAGATGGTCGAAGAGGGGGACGGCTACCAGCG from Pirellulimonas nuda includes:
- a CDS encoding phosphotransferase — encoded protein: MMEIGNAPERLERFFGPGHTATIEPLATGGLSGARVWRVRHRDGEFALRCSPRGRPGLEQTAWAHQCMAAAGLGFVPRPALTRTGPSCFEEAEGVWELQTWMPGSPALCAASPDAHLLATADAVTLLHRAWRAGFSKREPSPTLLVRNQRLARLIAEAPAAADLRSARAETPFAPELESLATQIAAAARVARAELDRVEPSVSTLHPVVIDLKQDHVLFTGDRVSGIVDFGAMAVDTPAVDWARLIGSIAGDDANLWRRWTDAAASGLLRAEAADLRALLPALDASGTVLSAANWLSWLAGGWRPPTGGEPLVRERLARLAGRLRALAQGHVAARIGAGQAPPAV
- a CDS encoding zinc-dependent metalloprotease encodes the protein MPLRILLLFSLVIPAFAAARAADDQTIAESPKVDDKKEEGAKPGAAKPKPKFPPFDEVVKDAECVEGMLTLHRTDEKLFAELKPSDLDRDYIVLITIARGIGQRPLYGGYSWGFGDDWLWRFKKVGDNIQIIRRNVRFRAEKDSPAAEAVRLAYTDSVMFSLPIATKSDSGAYIVDLSPVLMSDLPQISQVLKGFFFARNKSSWADVKGFEKNVEIQVAATYASDGNQEFDSVPDSRGVTINVHYSISRLPETDFKPRLADDRVGYFLTVVKDFSQSEQEDRFVRYINRWDLQKADKDADVSPPKEPIVFWLEKTIPYEYRKPIRDGILEWNKAFEKAGFYDAIDVRQQPDNADWEPGDVRYNTFRWITAGAGFAMGPSRVNPTTGQILDADIIFDADFLQFWKQEYETFTPESVAALTGGPLTLEGYRAEQAERPWPYRHQHSAGCACNLLGGTSHQLAMAAAVTATRTRSDEELKKLIRQALKEVAMHEVGHTLGLRHNFKASTLYSAADLHDVSKTSKTGVTSSVMDYNPVIIAPPGVEQGDFYSTTIGPYDYWAIEYGYKPLKDEKEGLAKIASRSGEPELAYSTDEETRGIDPDPHSNRFDMSSDLVEYARQQAAIVAEALPKVADQMVEEGDGYQRARRAFGVLLANHCKAQFMASRYIGGVYKNRSHKGDDQAKAPFEVVDAQRQRDALALLGEMVFSDKPFAVPASLYNQLAPTHWSHWGVDDVTRADYPVHEAIAMWQGRVLDQVLSPLTLSRVHDSELKIASEDDAFTGAELITGLTDSVFAELDALDPQQEYSARQPAVSSLRRNLQRDYLTRLERLALGKTGAPEDFKALAYAELIDLSGKMEAALEDDDALDPYTRAHLMESLAEVKRTLDAGVVTGP